The following proteins come from a genomic window of Meles meles chromosome 1, mMelMel3.1 paternal haplotype, whole genome shotgun sequence:
- the TNFAIP8L2 gene encoding tumor necrosis factor alpha-induced protein 8-like protein 2, translated as MESFSSKSLALQAEKKLLSKMAGRSVAHLFMDETSSEVLDELYRVSKEYTHSRPQAQRVLKDLIKVAVKVAVLHRSGCFGPGELDLAASFRQKLRQGAMTALSFGEVDFTFEAAVLAGLLTECRDLLLELVARHLTPKSHGRIRHVFDHFSDAGLLTALYGPDFAQHRAKICDGLRKLLDEGKL; from the coding sequence ATGGAGTCCTTCAGCTCAAAGAGTCTGGCACTGCAGGCGGAGAAGAAGCTCCTGAGTAAGATGGCCGGTCGCTCTGTGGCACATCTGTTCATGGACGAGACGAGCAGTGAGGTGCTCGATGAGCTCTACCGCGTTTCCAAAGAGTACACGCACAGCCGGCCGCAGGCACAGCGGGTGCTCAAGGACCTCATCAAGGTGGCGGTCAAGGTGGCCGTGTTGCACCGCAGCGGCTGCTTTGGCCCCGGCGAGCTGGACCTGGCCGCCAGCTTCCGCCAAAAGCTGCGCCAGGGCGCCATGACGGCGCTCAGCTTTGGAGAGGTGGACTTCACCTTCGAGGCGGCAGTTCTGGCCGGTCTGCTGACCGAGTGCCGGGATCTGCTGCTGGAGCTGGTGGCACGCCACCTCACGCCCAAGTCCCATGGCCGCATCCGCCATGTTTTCGACCACTTCTCCGATGCAGGCCTGCTCACGGCCCTGTATGGGCCGGACTTCGCTCAGCACCGGGCTAAGATCTGCGATGGGCTCAGGAAGCTGCTGGATGAGGGCAAGCTCTGA